A portion of the Tenacibaculum todarodis genome contains these proteins:
- a CDS encoding type IX secretion system membrane protein PorP/SprF: MKAISRMNIQKLIVPVLILLLISVDGFSQQDPQFTQYMYNTMSVNPAYAGSRGHTTVTALGRTQWVGFDGAPDTQTLSYDTPLGYSGVGLGINLVNDKLGPSHETYIDANVSYTIRTGEDGNLALGLKFGGRLLNVDWSRGTFQSPEPRFNTNINNKFLPTLGAGVYFHKPKWYVGLAVPNFIRTDHYDDNIESVAVERLHFFLITGYVFDLSENIKFKPAALLKGVEGAPLSLDISANFLFNEKFRAGLAWRWDDSISALLGFQVSDGLNIGYAYDLTTSNYSNYNSGTHEVMLRYEIFREGPVKSPRFF; this comes from the coding sequence ATGAAAGCAATATCAAGAATGAACATCCAAAAATTAATTGTTCCTGTATTAATTCTGCTATTAATATCAGTAGACGGGTTTTCACAGCAAGATCCACAATTTACACAGTATATGTATAATACAATGAGCGTGAATCCTGCCTATGCAGGATCTCGTGGTCATACCACAGTAACTGCTTTGGGAAGAACTCAATGGGTTGGTTTTGATGGAGCACCAGACACTCAAACATTAAGTTATGATACTCCATTAGGCTATTCCGGAGTAGGTTTAGGAATCAACTTGGTGAATGATAAATTAGGACCATCACATGAAACTTATATCGATGCCAATGTCTCATATACTATTAGAACAGGTGAAGATGGAAACTTAGCTTTAGGGTTAAAATTTGGAGGACGTTTATTGAATGTAGATTGGAGTAGAGGAACTTTTCAGAGTCCAGAACCAAGATTTAACACCAATATAAACAACAAGTTCTTACCAACATTAGGAGCAGGAGTTTATTTTCATAAACCAAAATGGTATGTAGGTTTAGCAGTACCAAACTTTATAAGAACAGATCATTACGATGATAATATTGAAAGTGTAGCTGTTGAGCGTTTACATTTCTTTTTAATAACAGGTTATGTTTTTGATTTAAGTGAAAATATTAAGTTTAAACCAGCCGCTTTGTTAAAAGGAGTAGAAGGAGCACCATTATCATTAGATATTTCAGCAAACTTTTTGTTTAATGAAAAGTTTAGAGCAGGATTAGCCTGGAGATGGGACGATTCTATAAGTGCATTATTAGGTTTTCAAGTAAGCGATGGATTAAACATTGGTTATGCTTATGACTTAACAACATCAAACTACAGTAATTATAACTCAGGAACTCATGAAGTAATGTTGCGTTATGAGATATTTAGAGAAGGACCAGTTAAATCTCCAAGATTCTTTTAA